One genomic segment of Hevea brasiliensis isolate MT/VB/25A 57/8 chromosome 3, ASM3005281v1, whole genome shotgun sequence includes these proteins:
- the LOC131168904 gene encoding uncharacterized protein LOC131168904, with protein MTDYEPMAKNLSLSSSSSSPSLHDSDTSEELQGMPLAPPMWKNKKRLSKQLSMCETRRDIAWEKRRRQILMQERRKNGTIDSDDLTDEDLNELKGCIELGFGFNEEEGQGLCNTLPALDLYFAVNRQLSPSPVSTPQSRESTSSSSLGRRSSSFGSPTSESDWKICSPGDDPQQVKTKLRHWAQAVACSVLQSY; from the exons ATGACGGATTACGAGCCAATGGCCAAGAATTTATCTTTATCATCCTCATCATCATCACCATCATTGCACGATTCAGATACGTCGGAGGAGTTGCAGGGTATGCCATTGGCACCTCCGATGTGGAAGAACAAGAAGCGACTGTCGAAACAGCTGTCCATGTGCGAGACTCGACGGGACATCGCTTGGGAGAAGCGGCGTCGCCAGATTCTTATGCAAGAACGAAGAAAGAACGGAACTATTGACTCTGACGACTTGACCGATGAGGACTTGAACGAGCTTAAAGGGTGTATAGAACTTGGGTTTGGGTTCAATGAGGAAGAAGGGCAGGGACTGTGCAACACGTTGCCGGCTCTTGATCTTTATTTTGCTGTAAACCGACAGCTTTCACCTAGTCCAGTATCCACGCCACAGAGCCGGGAGTCCACATCATCGTCATCCCTAGGCAGGCGATCCTCGTCGTTTGGGAGCCCAACTAGTGAATCAGATTGGAAAATATGCAGCCCAG GGGATGATCCTCAGCAGGTGAAGACCAAGTTGAGGCATTGGGCACAAGCCGTGGCATGTTCAGTGTTGCAGTCTTATTGA
- the LOC110662553 gene encoding transcriptional corepressor LEUNIG isoform X2: protein MKVSRNQIGKKRKHQESSANTSETAPEDTVASTMDANDGFTFTEVNSVKASSMKVISCHFSADGKWLATAGHDKKAVLWYTDGLKRKSIFEGHSSLITDVCFSPSMPYLATSSFDKTIRVWDAGNPRNSLHTFRGHSTCVMSVDFHPNRDDLICSCDGDGEIRYWSITNSNCARVFKGGSAQIRFQPRLGRYLAAAEDCAVSILDVETQARRHLLQGHVKPIHFLCWDPSGEYIASVSEDFVRIWTVGSGDKGECIHELSSKGNKFYSCVFHPTNPSLLIIGCYQSLELWNMTQNKSATLPAHEGLIASLAVSNATRLVASASHDKFVKLWT, encoded by the exons ATGAAG gtgtCAAGAAACCAGATTGGGAAGAAGAGGAAACATCAAGAGTCATCTGCTAATACCTCAGAAACTGCCCCTGAGGATACTGTTGCTTCTACTATGGATGCCAACGATG GATTCACATTTACTGAAGTAAATTCAGTTAAAGCGAGTTCTATGAAAGTAATCTCTTGCCACTTTTCGGCAGATGGAAAATGGCTTGCTACTGCTGGCCATGATAAAAAG GCTGTATTGTGGTATACAGATGGATTAAAGCGAAAATCTATATTTGAAGGGCATTCATCTTTGATTACGGATGTCTGTTTCAGTCCAAGCATGCCATATCTTGCAACATCTTCATTCGACAAAACTATAAGGGTCTGGGATGCTGGCAAT CCTCGTAACTCGTTACATACTTTTAGGGGACATTCTACTTGTGTTATGTCAGTAGACTTCCACCCAAACAGAGATGACCTTATATGCTCTTGCGATGGAGATGGTGAGATACGATACTGGAGTATTACTAACAGCAACTGTGCAAGAGTGTTCAAG ggaGGTTCAGCCCAGATAAGATTTCAACCCCGTCTAGGGAGGTATCTTGCTGCAGCTGAGGATTGTGCTGTGTCTATACTAGATGTTGAGACACAAGCTCGTCGGCATTTATTACAG GGACATGTTAAACCAATTCATTTTCTGTGCTGGGATCCTTCTGGCGAGTATATAGCATCTGTGAGTGAGGACTTTGTCAGAATCTGGACAGTTGGATCAGGGGATAAGGGAGAATGCATTCATGAGTTGAGTTCTAAAGGCAACAAATTCTACTCCTGTGTTTTTCATCCTACAAACCCTTCATTGCTAATCATTGGCTGTTACCAG TCTTtggaactttggaacatgacccAAAACAAGTCTGCGACACTTCCTGCTCATGAAGGATTAATTGCTTCCTTGGCTGTATCAAATGCGACTCGATTGGTTGCTTCTGCTAGTCATGATAAGTTTGTGAAGCTGTGGACTTGA
- the LOC110662553 gene encoding transcriptional corepressor LEUNIG isoform X1 — MKVSRNQIGKKRKHQESSANTSETAPEDTVASTMDANDGFTFTEVNSVKASSMKVISCHFSADGKWLATAGHDKKAVLWYTDGLKRKSIFEGHSSLITDVCFSPSMPYLATSSFDKTIRVWDAGNPRNSLHTFRGHSTCVMSVDFHPNRDDLICSCDGDGEIRYWSITNSNCARVFKGGSAQIRFQPRLGRYLAAAEDCAVSILDVETQARRHLLQGHVKPIHFLCWDPSGEYIASVSEDFVRIWTVGSGDKGECIHELSSKGNKFYSCVFHPTNPSLLIIGCYQASRNLHLLTTLAITLKMLSIIFVDYVAGMVSMTDMQLWAFTSVFGTLEHDPKQVCDTSCS, encoded by the exons ATGAAG gtgtCAAGAAACCAGATTGGGAAGAAGAGGAAACATCAAGAGTCATCTGCTAATACCTCAGAAACTGCCCCTGAGGATACTGTTGCTTCTACTATGGATGCCAACGATG GATTCACATTTACTGAAGTAAATTCAGTTAAAGCGAGTTCTATGAAAGTAATCTCTTGCCACTTTTCGGCAGATGGAAAATGGCTTGCTACTGCTGGCCATGATAAAAAG GCTGTATTGTGGTATACAGATGGATTAAAGCGAAAATCTATATTTGAAGGGCATTCATCTTTGATTACGGATGTCTGTTTCAGTCCAAGCATGCCATATCTTGCAACATCTTCATTCGACAAAACTATAAGGGTCTGGGATGCTGGCAAT CCTCGTAACTCGTTACATACTTTTAGGGGACATTCTACTTGTGTTATGTCAGTAGACTTCCACCCAAACAGAGATGACCTTATATGCTCTTGCGATGGAGATGGTGAGATACGATACTGGAGTATTACTAACAGCAACTGTGCAAGAGTGTTCAAG ggaGGTTCAGCCCAGATAAGATTTCAACCCCGTCTAGGGAGGTATCTTGCTGCAGCTGAGGATTGTGCTGTGTCTATACTAGATGTTGAGACACAAGCTCGTCGGCATTTATTACAG GGACATGTTAAACCAATTCATTTTCTGTGCTGGGATCCTTCTGGCGAGTATATAGCATCTGTGAGTGAGGACTTTGTCAGAATCTGGACAGTTGGATCAGGGGATAAGGGAGAATGCATTCATGAGTTGAGTTCTAAAGGCAACAAATTCTACTCCTGTGTTTTTCATCCTACAAACCCTTCATTGCTAATCATTGGCTGTTACCAGGCAAGTAGGAATCTTCATTTGTTGACCACTCTTGCGATAACCCTAAAAATGTTGTCTATAATCTTTGTTGATTATGTTGCTGGTATGGTTTCTATGACTGATATGCAACTCTGGGCATTTACTTCAGTCTTtggaactttggaacatgacccAAAACAAGTCTGCGACACTTCCTGCTCATGA
- the LOC110662554 gene encoding PRA1 family protein E: protein MSLKSSSGYGTIPTTTTTTTQPPPKTATSVTFISRGTTATRTVMATRRPWAELLNRSSFSRPYSYGEVVSRIKYNVNYFRVNYAMVFLFILFLSLLWHPISMIVFIIIFVAWFFLYFSREGPVVLFNRTFDDRVVSPILGLVTVVALAFTHVGLNVLVALIVGVVVVGVHAAFRKTEDLFLDEESAAEGGLLSVVGSQPLRPTSYTRI, encoded by the coding sequence ATGTCTCTAAAATCATCCTCCGGTTATGGCACTAtccctaccaccaccaccaccaccacacaACCCCCACCAAAAACTGCCACCTCCGTTACGTTTATCTCGCGCGGCACCACTGCAACACGAACTGTAATGGCCACTCGACGTCCATGGGCGGAACTTCTCAACCGTTCGTCGTTCTCTCGCCCATATAGCTATGGGGAAGTCGTCTCCCGGATCAAGTACAACGTCAACTACTTTCGAGTAAATTACGCCATGGTATTCCTGTTCATTCTGTTTCTTAGCCTCCTTTGGCACCCCATTTCCATGATTGTCTTCATTATAATTTTCGTCGCTTGGTTTTTCCTCTACTTCTCTCGGGAGGGTCCGGTTGTGTTGTTTAACAGAACTTTTGATGATAGAGTTGTGTCGCCTATTCTTGGATTGGTTACTGTTGTGGCGTTGGCGTTTACCCATGTCGGATTGAATGTGTTGGTGGCTTTGATTGTTGGGGTTGTGGTTGTTGGTGTTCATGCTGCGTTTAGAAAAACTGAGGATTTGTTTCTTGACGAGGAGAGCGCGGCTGAAGGTGGGTTGCTTTCGGTTGTTGGGAGTCAGCCTTTGAGGCCCACAAGTTATACTCGGATTTGA
- the LOC110662555 gene encoding probable prefoldin subunit 4, translated as MQQGGGSETEVTWEDQQNINKFGRLNNRFHELEDEIKIAKETNENLEDASNELILADEEVVRFQIGEVFAHVPKEEVETRIEQMKEVTSKNLEKLEEEKDSVLAQMAELKKILYGKFGDSINLEED; from the exons ATGCAACAG GGTGGGGGATCTGAAACGGAGGTGACTTGGGAGGATCAGCAGAATATCAACAAATTCGGTCGATTAAACAACCGATTTCACGAGCTTGAGGATGAGATTAAGATCGCCAAG GAAACAAATGAAAATCTGGAAGATGCCAGTAATGAATTGATTCTTGCTGATGAGGAGGTGGTTCGTTTTCAAATAGGAGAAGTCTTTGCTCATGTTCCAAAGGAAGAAGTTGAAACCAGAATAGAACAGATGAAGGAGGTGACCAGCAAAAACTTGGAAAAGCTCGAGGAAGAGAAGGATTCCGTCCTGGCACAGATGGCAGAGTTAAAGAAGATTCTGTATGGAAAATTTGGGGACTCCATCAACTTAGAGGAGGATTAA